A window of Salvia splendens isolate huo1 chromosome 8, SspV2, whole genome shotgun sequence genomic DNA:
CATTACGCGACTCGGCTTCTTGGTACATAGAAATGAACTTTCTGGCACCGTATCTTGTGAGAGTCTTGCGGACTGGCATGTTCACAACCAGAGCTTCGTTAACACGTTTAGAGAGATAAACATTGGACATCTCGTTGAGCAATACAGATGCATGAAGGTGAGTCGAACAGAACTCTAATGCTCTGTCCAAAATATCCTCCCCACGTGTCCCAAGATGTGCTGCCTCGTATAAGTTCAACAAACCTTCAACATTGTTTTCCAACGATGCCACATAATTTCCTTCCTTGTCAGTGAATTTTTGGAACACATCTGTTGAAGTGAAGCTACTGATTAATAAGATTGAAATACGAAATTAAAGTAggacaaaataaataatttactaTTTCGTGTCACAAAAATGTCACGCTTGTTGGCTATAGAAAAAAAGATAGATGGATGTATTGATGAGtgtcaaaaaatagaaattctatTAATAATAAAGAAACTAAAAGTACAGTTGAATGTACCAGGGACGGAGATAGCATAGGCCAAGCCgccgctccagcgggggcttggccggtgcCGTCCTCTTAGAATCGCAAATAGTGTTTCTGTGCTTTCTTGTTTACAGAGACTGAATAATAAGCTTGAGAAAGAGACGATGGAGAAACAAAGTAGAGAAAGGAAAGAGAAACGAGGGtgttgaaaatgaaatataattatGACCTCGGGAAACAGTGACCACATTAGTTTAGGaatatatactaatatttgTTCTTCTTGAAAAGAGTCTCAAGATAAATCCCAAAATTAAATCACCAACGCTCTCTCATTGCGTCTTTATTCTAATTTGGCACGCCACGGATAAGGACGCTTTTTAAAGCGTAGGTGATATATTTAGCAACGAAAAATAGCGCccttaattgaataaaaagggttCTTTACTCGTAACTTTTTTTGTAGTCTTACCACATGGGACGTTGTAACCTTGTTGTCTAAGCAGATGAAAGCGAAGAGCCACGGTGCGGAGATCATCGCTGTCTTTGCTAATTTGGTGCCTGGAATTGTCATGAATATATTTCAAGGATTCCTCAATTTCTTTTTCGAAATGATATTCCACTCCCAAGCGTTGAATCAGATCGATGAGTTCCAATTTATACGTTGAATCGTCTGGAGTTTGAGCTAGCAATTTTCTGACCGTTTCTTTATGCTTTGTGAGTTCTTCTTGTTCAGCGTCAGTAAATTTCTATGCattatcaaacaaaaaaaatagaaaatgaagaatgtaataatatactataaCAATTTTTTCTTAAGAAATTATATTTACCGTGTTGTCTGAATtatatttaagaaaaaagtCGCCCCATATAGATGGATGAAATTTCGCAGATTTACGAATTTCATCTAAGCTCTTTCCGTTCTTGGTTGGAACAGGCAGTGAACATATCTCCATTTGTGTGTAAAGAGTGAAGAGTGTTGGTGATTCATCTGAAGAAAtgtggaggtatttataggataggagtactagtttattttgtttgtcCAAACCCTACTAAAGATTAGCACCCTAAAATAATATTCTTACTggtccaaaaaataaaatgtactatGGGCTTAATTTATTTTCTCGTATATTGAGTTTTGATGATAAATAATTTTAGTCTATTCCACACCTTTAAAAATTGATCAAGTATACATAACTCtttcacatttttcttaattatcCTATAATTTATCATTTTGGGGAAATTATGTCCCCGTCCTATAAAATAGtcttctttttcattttagtcaGTCCCACAAAATTAGTTCAATTCCACCTTTGGCAAATTTTCTCTCTTTTCAGATGAGtgtcattctccactaacaacaATCCAATcacttttcttttctatttatcTCAcattttaccaatttcacattaaaacggTGTCTTCTTTAAAGTCCATGTATTTATGGGATGGGGGAGTACAATTTTGGCCAACGAAAAATACTACACAAACAAAGAAACCTAGCATGATTTAGAAACTTAGCATGAAATTTTTTCTACATGTATACATTGATAAATTCAAAAAACTAGCATCATGAAGTTTTTTGTTATGAAATCATTGAAAAAAATGTATAATTGaccatttttaaatttatgagaTAGACTAAAATTTTACCAACTTCATCAATTTTTTGGCATTTTGCCCTTGAATATCATTTATCCTGAAGTCGTagcttttaattttttattattacatATAGGTTGCTTAAAGCTTTAATTAATTAGTCTAGTTATAGGACTTTGGACCATATACTATTAGTTTTAAGTACATTTTTAACAACTGTATTTAATTTTTCCTCATAGATTAATGTGGTGGCTTTGAGTTTTACTCTTCCTCTCAACTTTAGTAATTAAgtcaaaagaaattaaaatagaaaaaagaagtgataaataaatagaaaataaagtataagaaaaaataaaatagataactaaataaaaagtaaaatcaaagtaagaaaaattaaatacatttatttttagagggaacatcttttttggtccacgaactttgtcaaagtatcattttaggttcgtgaactttgaaaatatcatttgagatcCGTCAACTATAGATTAATATAATTTGAaatactttttactatttccaagttttttggacgaaaataccctcaataccttaaagtgtatatatttttaataaatttatcatatactcattttttttataaatatctttacaatatatttttgataaattttctaaatataatttgaccttaaatattatcacttaattttgtgatatgcaagtaaaattgcttcttcaattttttatattattgatAATATGAGTaaaatgtcacaaaattaaatgataatattgaaggtcaaattatatttagaaaaattgtcaaaaatatattgtaaagatatttataaaaaaaaatatgagtatatgatacatttattaaatatatacaccctttaaggtattgatggtattttcgtccaaaaaaacttgaaaatagcaaaaagtacttcaaatgatattaactcatagttggtggatcttaaatgatattttcaaagttcacggacctaaaatgatactttggtaaagttcgtggaccaaaaaagatgttccctcttattTTTAATATGGAATATGTTTCTTACACTCTATGAGAAGATTAATATCTCAATTTCTGATTTCTTTAGTACCTAGTAAGTTTTCGCCGAAAATCATTGGTCATTTATTCAAAAAggaatataattcaattaccttgggacggagggagtataaaagaaTTAAATAGTTAGAATTAAAGGGGCTGCGAAAATATAAAGCTTCGTCTGGTATCATAAAATTGAACCTGCGGAATTTGAATTGTAGCTTTAAATTCCAAATTTATGTTTGGTAccacaaaatatttaaatttaaaattgaatt
This region includes:
- the LOC121743651 gene encoding bicyclogermacrene synthase-like, translated to MEICSLPVPTKNGKSLDEIRKSAKFHPSIWGDFFLKYNSDNTKFTDAEQEELTKHKETVRKLLAQTPDDSTYKLELIDLIQRLGVEYHFEKEIEESLKYIHDNSRHQISKDSDDLRTVALRFHLLRQQGYNVPCDVFQKFTDKEGNYVASLENNVEGLLNLYEAAHLGTRGEDILDRALEFCSTHLHASVLLNEMSNVYLSKRVNEALVVNMPVRKTLTRYGARKFISMYQEAESRNEILLNFAKLDFNRVLMMHQRELSDLTRWWKKFDVASKMPYARDRIVELFLWMMGVFFEPCYAKARSIIVRSTSIISMIDDTYEYATLDELQVLTDAIQSWDVNEALEDSPRTYPTHCKNPIMHLFMLANETNYSINLQTRQP